Genomic DNA from Petrotoga sibirica DSM 13575:
AATACTAACTTAAAAGGAAATATCGTTTCCATAATTCAAAGCAAGACTGAATCTAAAGCCAACGTTGTCAAAGCAGATGAAATGGAAATATTATACGGTAGAGATTATTTTTACGAAAAAATTTTAGATTTAACTTTCAAAATTGGTCCTTTCTCTTTCTTTCAGACAAACACAAAAGGAACAGAGGTTTTATACCAAACTGCGTTATCTTATGCAGAAAATTCAGATGTTGTATACGACTTTTATTCTGGAACGGGTACAATATCCCTATTACTCGCAAATAAAGCGAAAAAAGTCTATGGAATAGAAATTGTAAAAGAAGCGGTAAAGGCAGCCAAGCAAAACGCCATATTAAATAATATCAACAATGTAGAATTTATAAATGAAGATGTAAAAGAAATTGTTAAACAACAAAGCAGAGTCGAAAAACCTGATTATATAGTATTGGACCCACCAAGGGCTGGATTACACCCAAACCTTATAAAATTCATAAAAACCCAGCAATTTAATAAAATTATCTATATCTCATGCAACCCTAAAACCCTAATACCCAATTTAAAAGAATTATCCGATCTCTACACAATCTCAGATTTTCATCTGGTAGATATGTTTCCTCACACTGACCACGTTGAGTCAGTAGCATTGATGACAAGGATGTATTAACTATCTAATACAACTCCTTAGTCAGATTTCACTTAATTCCAAGCTGCTTTCTCACCTTACAATAATAAGCTATACATGGACCCCATGGCGTGTAAGTCTTTGTAAATCCAAAAATTGAGAA
This window encodes:
- the rlmD gene encoding 23S rRNA (uracil(1939)-C(5))-methyltransferase RlmD — protein: MQKCSAFEKCGGCSKLNISYNEQLKIKEKSVLSLFDQYQIKPNNYHGITPSVDIYEYRNKMEYSFGNEYKDGPLVLGLRGKGKKFDVYYTKDCKLVDDDFNNIVMKTREFFLKKNIPFRNYKNHSGFLRNLGIRKGLKTGEILLNLVTSLDNNYYQEIETWKEEMLNTNLKGNIVSIIQSKTESKANVVKADEMEILYGRDYFYEKILDLTFKIGPFSFFQTNTKGTEVLYQTALSYAENSDVVYDFYSGTGTISLLLANKAKKVYGIEIVKEAVKAAKQNAILNNINNVEFINEDVKEIVKQQSRVEKPDYIVLDPPRAGLHPNLIKFIKTQQFNKIIYISCNPKTLIPNLKELSDLYTISDFHLVDMFPHTDHVESVALMTRMY